Sequence from the Seriola aureovittata isolate HTS-2021-v1 ecotype China chromosome 6, ASM2101889v1, whole genome shotgun sequence genome:
AATAAACCACAGGGGCAACAAAATATGTTTGAGACAGTTTTCTATtgttgcaaaacaaaacagaaaaaaaaaaaaaaaaaaagaatcacaccAGCGGATAGAAAAGGTACTGTACCACTCTTGTACTCAATTCTGTGAGGCAAAATCAATAGTGTTACCAAGAAGTTGACTGTAAaccagagaggaaagagatgttATACAATTTCACACAGACTATCTGCTGTCTAGCTTTACCCGACAACATCACGTAGAATAGTGGTGGAAAAGCGATGCTGTCATGTGAGAGGACTGTCCACCTGTTAAATTTCTAACGCTTTAGTGTAATGTTCTCAGAGGAGATTCTCACTGAACTCTTTGCCAATGCTGTTAAAGCTGGAAAACAACTAGTCAATATACTGTGATAAAACATGTTCCTGTGCTTATCTGCAGAAGGGTGGAAACGATTTTTATTACTCACACTGTGAAGTTCATCGACAATTAAAATTAGACAATGGCAACAGCCATAAATTACTTAAATTCAAAGTTAAGCTTTCATACTTCTTAAATTGACACAGTTCCCCTTCAAGATGGAGTGCAAGTGAGCAGGATTGCTGTCAGACagagttttaaaacaaagagatgaaaacaggCTGGAGGTTGAAAACCGTGGCCCGTTTAATTTTAGTGTTGCTTCTCTGTTCCAGACACTGGAGGAAACAGGAACTTAGCTGACAGCTGTGACCTACTGGTGTGAGACATAAAcaagactgaaacaaaaaggaCAGGGCTTACAGACTCTCAGATATTCCACTAAACAAAGGAGCTGGAGGTATTTTCTTTCTGAGGCTGTTGAACGTCAGTCGTCCTTTAACGCAGCCAATCTCGCTCCGTCTCTGGGATGCAAACGTCTTCtataaaagactgaaaacagcatgGTGGATCGACTGGAGCAAAAAGGCAAAAGTTTGTGACGGCTCACCAAACTCCAGAGTTGGTCTGTACCTCAGTTATGGGATCATAGTTTGGTTCATTACTAAAAAAATCCTCACACTGGATGAATATGATTTCATATCTTTGCTCAAAAGGATCTGAGGAGATTTAactgactgtatataaaaacaaacaaaaaagaaagacacatcTAACGTCTAAAGGAGGGTTACCTGAGCAAAATGTTCAGTatggtgaaaaacaaactcaactctatgtatcattttcattttccctaAGGGCTAGTCACCAGTTTTGTCCACCCCAAAACCTACATATATGACATGGACAGGATAATAGAGACACCGTTCAGTATGATGCAGTCCAATACTACACCATCAGTTACTAGAAAATGAAGTTAAATCATCCCcttttaaaacagaatttacTGGAGGGCTTTTTATTGGACTGCATTACGTTGTACAGGTGTTACTGATAAAAACTGGTGGCTCAATGTAGAGAACTTAGTAACAAACTTGTTCGCTGATTTAATGTGTGATTAGAAAACCAAAATATTCTCCAACACATGTCAAGAGTCCGACATGCTTCACCATTATCCATTTGGgttaacagcagaaatgaaagttACACACTAACTGAACGAGTAGGCTGGAAAAATTGACAGATACTTTCCATGTGGACCACAATATAATTGACCTACACGAATATTTATCAGATTGTTGTTCTGTTAACTCTCCCCCCCCATTTAATTTCAACAAGttcattttcctgtgacacTGTCCACATTATTGCACAGTATAGGAATATACGCATCTGCTGCCACCTAACACATGGCAGATGTACTTTTATAGTTTCTTCTACGAAACAACAGTCTAAATGCAATTTAACTctatcacactcacacacttctgATGTCTATGAACAcactcctcctttcctctgtgtCACATCAATCCATGGTCAATTAAAGGCATACTACGCCCTGAAAACAGAGCACTACAGTATGTGAAACAGTACACCCCTGGGCGCTGTGGTAAGCTGAGGGATGGTTTAGATGACTCTTCAAAACATTTCCATCTTGGACACACAGAGGTGAGGTTTTAAGTGGACCAGGAAAAAAGGTAATGATGACGATTGCGGTGGTGGTGATCGTCAGGCATGTTGTACCGCCAGCTCCTGTCCTATGAAGCGGCGTAGACGCTCCAGATACTGGCTGTACAATTCAATGTCGTTGTGTCCTGCTCCCTCCACCCAGAGAGGCTCCACGGCCTTGGGACAGCGCTCGAACAGAGCCAGGCCGTGGGAGAAGTCGATCACCTCGTCCTCTGTCCCGTGGATGATGAGCACTGGAGATGTGATTTTGGACACTTTCTCAATGCTAAAAAGAGgaataagaaaagaaaggacATCAGATTTCAGAGAACACAAGAGCCAGCTCAACAGTGATGTACAACTGGACTCATAAAGCTCTGGCTCTGTGGATCAggtcataaaatgtgacacTCTAATGGGTCAGTGTGCTTGTCTGAAAAACTCAATAAAGAATGTTATAGATTAAATAGAGATATATTAATGGATCAGTGAAGCTTCATTTTTATAAGGACTGCAACAGTAATTTGTTTTGGGCTCTAAAGCCCATTTACTGCTTTAAAAGTAGATAAATATCTTTGTGTTATTAGTTTTGGTACCATATGTAGCAGTCCACTGACTGATTAATAAGGTTTTTATTGCCTGAGTGCCAATAATTGATCATATATGTAGATTTAGGTTAGGTAagagctatatatatatatatatatatatatatatatatatatatatatacagtatatacacacacacacacacacacacatatatacatacatatactgtatatctaaaaaaaaaaaatcaaacagatgCTTACTTCTGCACCAAATCTTGAAATCATAATCAATTCAGCCAATGGAACACCGACATATTTTATGTagaaacaggagaggaagataCAGACTGATACGCTGAGGAAGGCGGGATGCCAGCTGCCCACTCTGAATCTGAACAACAGGCGAACACTGGAGGCTTTATCAgctcactacacacacactgaggcattCCCTGGTTTCCTACCACCTCTGCTCCTCACTCACTTGTACCATCTGGGACTAGACTCTGTGTCAAGGCTGGCGTTGGCTGCTACTGACCTTCGTCAGACTCagtcactaaaactaaactgaCAACAAGAACAGCAGGGATAGAGCCTCGCTAATGATAGCATTACTCTGTATTGTTATTGTCAAGCCAAGGGAAGTGTTTTGTGGCCaaggtttaaaaataaaaagttaaaacagtTACAACACCCAttttacaacaacacacaaatgtGTTGTCTTGTTTGCTGTCTTTAACATACATTCTGTGCATAGGCATTAACAGTGTATGCAGTAGATGTTTATACAAATTTTATATTGATGTACTAATTCACTTTCATTCAGATTAAAATGATGGACAGCACTAGGGCCCATTGACAATTCCCTTCCAGTCTCAAATTCAATTTTACCTTTGCTAAAATTACTCTATTACTCTACAACATCCCATTCTAATCAACACTTTAGTGTcaaattatttttgcttttcgTGCTTCTGAGCTATAAACATGTTTCCCTGACTGCATCCCCCTGGAAAGAGCAATTGTGGCTGGATATTTTAGGCCGCTGTGGTACATGCCTTTCGCATGTTTGAATGGACTATAGAAGATAAATAATACAGTAGTTGTCAACATGAACGGCCTCTACTTCTATTTagtaaaaaccaacaacaatgtTATTCTCAAATCGGCCAGATTTATTCCCTGTGGCAGTAGGGGTGTAACGATCCTGAAACCAGGTCTGAAACTGTGATACAAACATTCACGATCTCGTATCGCAATACCGAAAGACAGAACTGTGTAATTATTATTCTATGTTAAGTTAAGGCAAGCTCTGTATTTCTTAAACATTACACAGTAGACCAATTTTATTGCCTTCCAAATACGTGTGTCACATGACTGTTCCAATCCTGATCAAGTGATCATGCCTGGGGTAATAGTCAGCATTATGGGAACATTTTGGTCACCTGTTAAGGTCTACACATAGTTGTATACATTTCCAGTTGTAGGATTTcttttatacaaaaataaaaatcttttgcAATACAGTAATTATACTGTGCActaaaacacaaattcaaatgaGACTTACTTGGGGAAAGCGTCAAAGCAGTAGGTCTTCTTTGTGTCAGGAAAGGCCACTCTCATTCCAGAAGTTAGAGGTGAGTGAAGAACAACGGCAGCACACTCATACCGTGATGCCAGGTCTACAGTGGGAACTGTACCAATGCTCTGTCCATACAGGATGATATTCTCTGGGCTAATGCCATACCTGGTTACAaccaaagacacagaaaaacctcataatatggGTACTCTTACTCAGTACTCTCTGGTGTTATGTTTTCCCAGGGTTACAGCCACATTAAGGCAGGTCCGTTTTCACTAATGACACACTTTATTACACCACAGCGTCCTTAACAGACATCATTCACCCCTTCTTCACATCTTCATCTTTACTTGACCCTCACCTGCCTCGATTACTTTTTcaccctttctttctttttcttaggACATATAATCAATCCACATTGGAATTCATCCATATTTTTAATATGGCTTGATTTATGCCTAATCTAAACAGTGTGTCCTTTCTTGGCAGAGCAAGTGAGCacacagtataataaatcaTCCCTTGAAGGACACATATGGGACAATTATATGATAACATACCGTGTACGCAGGGCGTGCCAGGCAGCATCTATGTCTGCATAGAGGTTCTTCTCAGAAGGCTTGCCAGTGCTGACACCGTAGCCTGAGTAGTCGTAGGAAAAGATGTTGCAGTTGATGCGAGTGCCGAGGCCGATGTAGAAGCTGCTCATCTGGCCCAGGTCGACTGCGTTACCATGGGAGAAAAGCACTGTAAATCTGAggggatacacacacagagaacaactTAGAAGATGGTCAAACGAATATAGATTTAGACACATATTCAAAGATTTCTATCTCCAGCAAGTATGTCAGCTATACTAGGAAACATAGCATACATAAAGTCTATAGACAATTATAAATTATTCTATGATTCCCATTGTTACATGAGAAATGTCCTTACTTATTGCCAACATGCctgcattttatatttcagcTAAATATGCAAGCTGTatcctttatattttttaagACAGTACTGCTTTTTATGGGATCAAAAATGACTAGAAAACACCACTactaaatgaaacaaatgacaatgaaaatttTTCATAGTTCTACTGAACTTATGAAGCAGAATAGAGTCACATGAAGgataaacattaacattaaaaacaaacacaaacaagcaaaccaTTATAAAATCTGACCTGGTAACTACGCTTAAATCATCCAtaaacaaactgttgttaaGATAAACATAGAAAGGTCACTAAGACTCCACACCAGACACATCTTTGACTTAAAGCGCTGCATGTTGGAGGATTAGTTTACCACGATGGACTCATGTCAAATGACTCTTACTTCTAGACATTTTGTACAACGTGAGAAGCAGAGTATCCACTATAAACGCTGGGTATTCTAGCCCTTGCCTTTTATTCATGAATGCATGTTGAGCTCTCAGAGAAATCTGATAGGTTTTTAAGACTGTTTTGAGATCCTCCTtcaatggttttgtttttgaaccCATATGACCCGTGGCTTTGCTCTTGGCCTTTACACTCAGAATGTAGCATAACAATGACTCTGCCATATCACGTCGAGTTTCAATTCATTTTTGTGTAACACTAGATTGACATTAATACAAGATAGATGGTCTGTAACACAAGCCGgtctatttctttttaattgatttggtaaattaatcagcagctgcacagtgcAGCAGGATGAGTGTCAAACTGACATTAAATACTTACACATCtcataaaatacagtttaactTAGGAAAAAAGAcctctcataaaaaaaaaaaaaaaactctaacaATCACTGCCAATAATCTCAGTGACACACACCTACAAGAGAGAAAGCTAGACAGCTGAACATGTTTTGTCTCTGACTCACTGAAAACTGATATCGTTATCATAAACCCGAATCCCCAAGCACAGGGTAGCACTTCCTACAAAActacaagataaaaaaaatggaaaaatgatcTTGAAAGCTGTTGAAAATGGATGGCAGTGAGCTGAAACTGTTTGACTCGGCTGAGTCAACAGGGAGACAAGTAAAGGAAGTAGACCTGGATGTACATGGGAGAAGACTGACAAGAAAAGGCGTAGAAACAGAAAGTGTGATATGACTGATGAATGGGAAAGGTCAAGCCAGCCACGATCCATCGTACACAAACAATCAGTTAGAATTGACACTGACTGGAAACCTGACTGGTAAACTATTCAAACTACCTACCTGGCATTAGGAACACAGCGAATGTACATACAGCCGACTCTGTTCCCCCGACTGGATCGAGTGAGGAACACCTCTGTCATGTCCAGTTCTCGCTGTGAATACTGAAACTCTGCTCGCTCCGTCAGGTGAAGCTTCCATCTCCCCTCCACAGCCCCGGCCCCTCCACTTCCAGCGACTGACGCACCGCTCCGCGCCCGCAGACTTGATGTCCCTGTTGTCCCCGTCGCAGCAGGGCCTGCATCTGGGTCGGGAAGAAAGGTGTACGTGGGCTCAGGGGGCAGGAAAGCGAGCTTGGCTGCGATGCGGCTGGGGCAGGGCGGGCAGCAGAACAGGCAGCAGAGCTCACTGAGCGAGAGGCCATTCATCCTTCACTgtgcaggaggaggacaagAGGGTCACTGTGCTGATGCATCCACAGCATCCCAGTGTTAACACAATGAGATACTTATTACAATGTAATGTACGAGACTCTCAGTCCAAGTGTGAAAACTatggtgataaaaatgtttctacAACAGCAGCTTTGTAACATGTGAAGACTGTAAGCAAACAGATACTGGCTCTGATCTCTTTATGACTTTAATGATTTACCAGgtaataacatttaatattttctggttACAAATATTATAAAGATCAAACAAGACTACAAACAGCTATTATCTAGTTTTGGTAAATCTCCAgaatattttcttgattaatcaattcattttattataatgtcagaaaacagtgaaatgtgtgTCACAATTAAATTTGCccaaagtgatgtcttcaaaatacttttttgtttgacaaacagTCTAAGACCCAAAAATATATAGTTTACTATCacataacacaaagaaaagcaggaaacgATCATAACTGAGAGGCTGGAAACAATGAATGTTTGGCAAAATTACAATTTTCAAAtattgctgattatttttttgtcgATCAACTAACTGATTTATTGTTTGAGCTCTAAAACTGAATAACCATAATTATTGTAACTTGTGACTTAACTATAGTTAATAATTAACAGAGAAGCcatataattattatatgaCATCAGTCCAAACATACAATACATGTATAAGACAACAGCAGGCCTACCTGTTGAACTGAAGAGCTTCGTCTAAGCAAAAATGAGCAgcaacaaaaattaaaaaacgaGCAAGACTTCCTCCACTTCAGACAAATTCAAACACAGGATACTGTTTAAGTGCCCTGTCAGCAGAAGCAGGAAAAAAGTAGTGGAGCCAACCAGCTGACTGAGTGAAGTGTTACTATTTACAAAgtatctgctgtgttttctgcgTGGTGACTGAAGTCCAGGTCACAGCCATTTTGTCCACTTGCTGAGATGTTCACGAGTGATTTTCAGACACGATGTCTTGGACAAGAAACCGATGATTGTTTCCTCAGTTTCGTTCTTGTGTTGACAGTGAGGAACAGGCGTTTCCAGTGCAGTCTTGACCTCTAAGTGACCAAAAAAAAGCGAGCGTTTTCCAGTTACAATCAAACAAGCATAAAGCTGCTTCCCCCTGTGATGTATCGAGAATAACGGTGACTGTGTGTCATATTTTACCGGAGAGAGAAGTTTATCTGTCTGCGTGTACCAGCTAAACGCGACGCTGGCTTAAGCTAGCAAGAAGACATAAAACACGACTGCTCAGCTAAAACTGCGCTCATTCACGGACACCCGGCGTACAACACCGTTAAAACACGGTTCCCGGCGTCTGCATTGGTCTGCGTGAATCCTCTGGGGAAGGTGCTGGCGTCTCCCGTCACTCTATGTCATTTAAATTAATCCATATATGTGCGGTGTTTTCTTacttctctgctgtttcaccGCATCAGGAAGCGACAGCTGACAGGATGTGACGTAAGGAGTTTCCATTGGACAATTAAGGGAAACTTGTTATCAGTCTGAGGGACAGTGAAGTAAAAGATGACATATTTGAACTTAATTGTTGATTTGCGCCttcgacaaaaaaaaaaacgtaaatgGCATAGTGACCTTTGTTAATGACGTTCTTATGAATCACCACAATTACTTTTTTACTGGTGACTACAATGATTAATTACAGTCGGTTTGAGCGTATCACAtcttcttcatttgtttgtcattaaCAAAGAATAAGATGTATCATCATGGTTCTGATAAAATAATACTTGACGGGAATACATAGCCGGTCACTATTTCCTGAACAGACCTACCTGTCACACGACCCCTGACCTCTCAAGCCCCTGGGCCAGTCTCTGTATGAAATAACTGTTAATATATCGTGTTTTGAAAGTCAAAGAGCTCAGTTAAAAGTCACAAGACAGCCACAACTGGACATAAAAACACTACACAATAACTACAAATAGATGCAAAttccacaaagagacacaaaacaaaccgGAAGGCTAGAAAAAAGGCCCTTAATAATAcctaatcataatcataataaactttatttatatagaactTTTCTTAATAATGTTACAAAGTGATTTACAAAAGACATAAAACCAGACAAGACAAATAAGAACATCAAAAcagaggaagtaaaaacaaaaaaaaaatgaatgataataatcaCAGAGTGAAAGAAGCTAAAGACTTGGCATGTCTGAGTCCCAttaagagacacaaaacaactggCCTACAAAGAGATGAAACCAGCTAAAAAAGAAAGGTAAAttaccacaaaaacacacaaaataacaacaattgACACATTTCTAGTTGTGTCTTTCAGTAGGAGGGGCGGGATGCCTTTTACTTATCAGTGCCCAAAGGGCCCATTTTCTCATAATCTGTCCCTGCGTGACCCCTCCCATTCCGcatagacacaaacagagagagagggagagggagggggagagagagagagagagagagagagagagagagagagagagagagagagagagagagagagagagagatatttcCTGTGAGTTGCTGAGGAAGAAGCTTTGCTGACTCAGAAACCACCTTCACTACCTATTACAGAGAACTGCAAACGTCAGCCTTTAAACTTGTTTGATATGTAACCCACCTATGGTCACCAGAAATAGTAATGGTTAATGGTAAtggtatttatatttttgggACTGAGGTAGTTACATAAACAAAAAGtatacctttttattttttatttgggtAAGCTGACCCATTAAAGTAGGGTGGAGGAGCGATGTCAGTAGAACTTGTTCACAGCAGACATTGACAcatcaaagcaggaaaagcacaggtttatgtaataacattaatgatggttGCATTCCACCTAGGGGAGGTcctgttattattataactattatAGCTTACTGAGATACTTAATGGAACAGAGCAtagttaatgttattaattcCACCTGGGCTTTTCCTGCAATGGCAAGTCAAAACCTCTGGTGTAAAAATCTAGCACAGTCTGTACAGGCCAGCTaggtgaaaacacctgtgtgggtagGTCATGGGCTTCAGTTATTGTACCTTGTATGACGAAATCAATCACACAACTACAGAACAAAACATGAGGGAAAATTGACGTGTACTACAAAAGTGTAAAAGTTTCCATATTTCTTTCATAAAAAATATGCCTCACACCTGCTTTAAATATATACACTAATGACTATAACACTTGTAGTCAGTGTTTTAAGTCTGACTGGCAGGAAACTGTAACCACACAATGATTCTTGTTTGGTGCTTTTCTCAAATTCACCATCAATGAGTGTATGTTTTTTCTGGTCCAAGATTCCCACTCTTACTGGTACACCATATCCAAAGACTTTTAAGAGTCTTTGATGAAGTGCAGTGTGACAAAGCTGCCATGTTCTTGGGTAAGACAGACATACAATTGATTTTTTCATAGATTTAATTTTCATGATGGAAGAATAATGTATGATGTGACTGTGATATCAAGGTAACCCGCTGATATAATTCTGCTATTCAAATGACACAGAATAAGTGTGTTTAATTCAGTGCAGTTAAGAGGCCATCATGACAATTCCTGTTACAGCGTACACTAAAGCACattatgtgctgttgtgtaGTACCATTTGTGTCTACACTGTTTTGCTGAGTCTGAGAACAATATACATGTACAAAGCAGTGGGGCCACAGTATACAGACATACTGGTCTGTGGCAGCAAAGAAACCATGAGTGCATGCAACTGTACACCAGTGAATACACAAATTGTTGTAACTCAACTTTTAAAACTACAACTACTAGAAAACGATGGCTTTCAGCCTTTGAATATTTATCCaccaaaatgcaaaaataaatacaaaagacaagtgtaatttaaaataaactttgtgattttattgttttatacttACTCTTACACATCATACAATCCTAaatctttaaagaaaaacaaaataaaaagatatcTGGTGGTGTTTCTGGGGGACTGGAGTGCCAAGGGACAAGAACTACAGCTCTGTGAACATTGTAGATTTTCTTTCATGCCCCTCAAGCTCATCTCtaaagacaaaatgaataatCATCTTTTGTCTTTACTTCTGCAGTTAGCTCACTCATCATAATTGGCaggtttatcattattatcaatcAAAACCCTTGCATGATGAAGACAGTGATTATGAAAGGTTTTGCTAGAGATGGGATTGAAGagatgaaaatatcaaagcaaCAGAATAGAAGGAAGATAAACATACATGTAATGATAATATCTAGATTACTTAGGTATAGTTGCCCTAAATGCTGGTGCCAAGTCCTTCATCACAAACAGTCAAAGCAAATTTCAGCTATCCAACTGTCCCAAACAACATGTAAGAAAATTGGGCCTCCATCTTCTGACATAATCAATATTAGGGCCGAGTAGTTTGATAAATGACATTACGGCTTATTGTGTGAATGATGGTGGTTTACATTCAAACTGCTCATGTCTGTTTAGAAAAAAAGGGATGTGATATGAGCAGTCAATAGAAAACACCAAATGTAAACCATGAAATGCACATGATTTACATAGCTGAACAATCATCCCAAGTCAAGGGCTTTTTCTCTGAAGGGACTATCAATCTGAAAAGG
This genomic interval carries:
- the abhd17ab gene encoding alpha/beta hydrolase domain-containing protein 17A encodes the protein MNGLSLSELCCLFCCPPCPSRIAAKLAFLPPEPTYTFLPDPDAGPAATGTTGTSSLRARSGASVAGSGGAGAVEGRWKLHLTERAEFQYSQRELDMTEVFLTRSSRGNRVGCMYIRCVPNARFTVLFSHGNAVDLGQMSSFYIGLGTRINCNIFSYDYSGYGVSTGKPSEKNLYADIDAAWHALRTRYGISPENIILYGQSIGTVPTVDLASRYECAAVVLHSPLTSGMRVAFPDTKKTYCFDAFPNIEKVSKITSPVLIIHGTEDEVIDFSHGLALFERCPKAVEPLWVEGAGHNDIELYSQYLERLRRFIGQELAVQHA